AGTTCAGGCGAATCCAAGAGCACCTCATTTACTTCCACAACATCTCCGCTCACGGGTGCATATAGATCAGACACTGCCTTTGTTGATTCAACCGCTCCAAAGGGATCTCCCTTGGTAATTTCATCCCCCTCGCTCGGAAGCTCAATATATACGATCTCTCCAAGAGAGTCCTGGGCATAATCGGTTATGCCGATTACGAGCACATCTGCCTCTTCATGCGCCCACTCATGATCGTTGGTATATTTGAGTTCTTCAACTGCCTGTGCCATGTTTCAATCTCCTATATATATTCTACTTTTTATAAAAGGGGATACTAACTATACGAGCATCCCTTAGGCTGCCTCTTATTTCAATTTGTATTGTGTTATCATGCTCTACTTTATTATTTAAATAACCCAAGCCGATCGATTTTTCAAGACTTGGGGATAAAGTTCCGCTTGTTACATTACCTACATTACTACCATCAATAAATATACCGTAACCCTGGCGGGGAATTCCACGGTCAAGCAATTCAAATCCCACTAGGTTATTTTCAAGTCCATTTTCTAATGACTCTACCAGAGCCTTCTTTCCGATAAAGTCATCAGTATCGAGCTTTATATAGCGATTAAGCCCAGCTTCTAAAGGGTTTATGTCACCATCAATCTCGTGCCCATAAAGAGAATAAGCCATATCTATCCTAAGCGTATCTCGCGCTCCTAGACCACAGGGTTTAATGCCTGAATCTGCCCCAGTCTCAAGCAGTTTTCTCCATAAGAGCGGCGCTTTATCCCAGGGCAAAAAGATTTCAAAGCCCTCCTCCCCCGTATATCCTGTGCGGGCAACTATCATCTCAAAACCAGACCAACTAATAAGATCGAATCTAAATTTTCTTATGTGATCTAAATTAGTCTCAATTGCACTTGTTAAGATTGCAATGGCCTCTGGGCCTTGAATGGCGATTTGAGAGTATTGAGCGCTCACATCAGTTACTTCGACATCAAATTTGGCTTCTTCCTTTTTAATCCATGCAAAATCCTTGTCGCTGTTTGACGCATTTACGCAATATAAAAAATGCTCGTCTGAGAATTTATAGATAATTACATCATCAACAACTCCGCCGTGCTCATTACAAAGCAGAGTGTATTGCGCTTGGCCATCCTGCACTTTCTTCACATCGTTAGTTGTAACCCACTGGCAAAAATCGATAGCGTCTTTCCCTATAACCTCAATCTCGCCCATATGGCTTACGTCAAAAAGTCCGGCAGAGCTTCTTACAGCCAGATGCTCCTGTCTTAGACCTTCATATTGTACAGGCATCTGCC
The genomic region above belongs to Thermodesulfobacteriota bacterium and contains:
- the gcvH gene encoding glycine cleavage system protein GcvH; this encodes MAQAVEELKYTNDHEWAHEEADVLVIGITDYAQDSLGEIVYIELPSEGDEITKGDPFGAVESTKAVSDLYAPVSGDVVEVNEVLLDSPEL
- the gcvT gene encoding glycine cleavage system aminomethyltransferase GcvT, which codes for MRETALNSIHKELGAKMVEFAGWQMPVQYEGLRQEHLAVRSSAGLFDVSHMGEIEVIGKDAIDFCQWVTTNDVKKVQDGQAQYTLLCNEHGGVVDDVIIYKFSDEHFLYCVNASNSDKDFAWIKKEEAKFDVEVTDVSAQYSQIAIQGPEAIAILTSAIETNLDHIRKFRFDLISWSGFEMIVARTGYTGEEGFEIFLPWDKAPLLWRKLLETGADSGIKPCGLGARDTLRIDMAYSLYGHEIDGDINPLEAGLNRYIKLDTDDFIGKKALVESLENGLENNLVGFELLDRGIPRQGYGIFIDGSNVGNVTSGTLSPSLEKSIGLGYLNNKVEHDNTIQIEIRGSLRDARIVSIPFYKK